The following DNA comes from Chryseobacterium viscerum.
TGTTTCCTTACAGGAATTGATGAAGAAACGTATGGCATTCCTACTGATTCTGTTTTTGGAATGCATCTTGGCGACCAATATCTCAGACATCCCGTTGCTTTGTATGAAATAGCCTTTTTAATTTTTCTTTGGATAGGATTAAAATATATTCAAAATCTTAAAAAGTATCCTTCCGGTTTTATTTTTCAATTGTTTATGCTCAGCTATTTTACTTTCAGATTCTTTTTAGATTTTATAAAACCAAGAGTTGAGATCGTAGGAAACCTTGGGATGATTCAAATTGTCTGTATCTGTGTTATTATTTACTATATTTATACTGTAAACACCAAAACTTTATATTTAAAATGAAAACCTTAACTATTTTGGAAGTAGGAAATCTGGCGGGTGTAGTCATAATGATTATTGGAGTGATTATTTTGGTAGCCGTGGTTTTTTCCCTTATCGTTACTGTTATCACAAAAATGATATATGAAAGGAAGGGAGACAGAAAATTCACTAAAAAACAATTTATCCAAACAATGCTTATCTGCCTTCTGGTCTGTGGATTGATCAGTGGTTATATTTGCGGAGGAGGAATTTAAACTTTTTGCTATGCCAGTAAGAAATTACACCTATTACGATTATACAATCAGTCTTTGTCCGGAATGTCTTAAAAGAGTCGGTGCTAAGATTATTATTGAGGATGAAGCTGTTTTTATGACCAAAAGATGTCCCGATCATGGTTTTTTTAAAACAAAAATAGCTTCTGATGTACCTTATTATAAAAACATAAGAAACTATAATAAAGCCTCAGAAATGCCTCTTCATTTCGGAACTGATGTAGAATATGGATGTCCCTATGATTGCGGGCTTTGTGTAGACCATGAGCAGCATAGTTGTCTTTCTATCGTAGAAGTTACAGATCGTTGTAATTTGACTTGTCCTACCTGTTATGCGATGTCTTCTCCGCATTATGGAAGTCATAGAAGTCTGGAAGAAATTGAAGCCATGTTTGATGTTATTGTAAAGAATGAAGGTGAGCCGGATGTAGTTCAGATCAGTGGGGGAGAACCTACGATTCATCCGGAGTTTTTCAAAATTATGGATATTGCAAAGTCGAAACCGATTAAACATCTCATGCTGAATACCAATGGAGTCAGAATAGCCAATGATCCGGGATTTGCTGAACAGTTGGCGACCTATGCTCCTGAGTTTGAAATATACCTTCAGTTTGATTCATTTAAACCGGAGGTACTGGAAGACTTTAGGGGAAAGGATCTTACTGCTGTAAGAATGAAAGCGTTGGAAAAACTCAATGAGCTTAATCTTTCCACTACATTAGTTATTGTCCTTCAAAAAGGCAAAAATATTGATGAAATTGGAAAAATTATAGAATTTGCCCTGAAACAGAAATGTGTGAGGGGAATCACGTTCCAGCCTGTTGAAATTGCGGGAAGAAACCGGGAAGATTCTGCTCATGAAAAGATTACTTTAACTGAGGTGAGACAGGAAATAATCAATCAGTTTCCTTTACTAAACTCTGATGATATTATCCCGGTTCCATGTAACCCGGATTCCCTGGCTATGGGATATGTTTTAAAACTTCAGGACGAAACGATTCCTTTGACCAGGTATATAAATCCTGCAGATCTTCTGAATAATGAATCAAGAAATACCATCGTTTACGAACAGGATAAAGGACTGCATATGCAGCTGCTGGATATATTCAGTACCGGGATTTCTGTAGATAAGGTACAGCCCAAAGTAAATCAGTTACTATGCTGTCTTCCGGAAGTTTGTGCCCCGGATCTTGATTATGATAACCTGTTTAGAATTATTATTATGAACTTTATGGATGCTCATGATTTTGATGTACGGGCAGTAAAAAAGTCCTGTGTGCATATTGTGAATAAAGACTTGAAGTTAATTCCTTTTGAAACCATGAACCTTTTCTATAGGGATGAAAAAAAGGCTTACCTCGAAGAACTTAGAAAAGAAGATAAAGTATTATTTTAATACATAAAAAAGCGTGAAATCAAATTTCACGCTTTTTTTACTTTTAATTTCTGATATTTATTTTTCTTCTTTCACATTTTCAAAGGTCATCACCTCTTCTAATGTTTTCATGTATTCGTATGCCGTAAGGTCAAACTTTACCGGAACAATGGAAATATATCCGTTAGCCAAAGCTGTTTCATCAGCATCTTCAGAATCATCCATATTGTTAAAATAACCAGTTAGCCAGTAATATTTTTTACCATGTGGGTTTATTCTTTCATCAAAGCTTTCTTCCCATTTTGCGTGAGCCTGTTTACATACTTTTACTCCTTTTATTTCTTCAGCCGGAAGTTTAGGAATATTCACATTCAGTACAATACCTTTTGGCATTGGGTTTTCCAGGGTTCTTCTTACGATATTCTGAATAAATTCTTTAGCCTGCGTAAAATCAGCTTCCCAACTGAAATCCAGTAATGAGAATCCAATTGCAGGAATTCCTTCTACCCCCGCTTCTACAGCAGCTGACATCGTTCCCGAATAGATCACATTAATAGAAGAGTTGGCTCCGTGGTTGATTCCAGAAACTACAATATCAGGTCTTCTTTTCAGAATTTTATCAAGAGCCATTTTTACACAGTCTACAGGGGTTCCGCTGCATGAAAAATCAATCTGCGGACCTTCCAGGGTAACTTCTTCGTAGCTTAGGGTAGAATTAATGGTAATAGCGTGGCCTTTTCCACTTTGAGGAGAGTTGGGTGCTACAACAACTACTTCTCCGATTTCATTCATAAAACTGATAAGATTTCTGATACCAGGAGCTGTAATTCCATCATCATTAGTAACCAGAATAAGCGGTCTTTCCATAAATTATCTTTAATATTTTTTATTCAAATAGGGTGAATTTGTTCATGTTAGAATTGAACAAATAGATTTTCAACACATCAAATGTAGGTAAAAATAAGACGTAATAAAACAGCTGTTTTATTATTAATTTTTCCGGATTCAGAATAGAGGCTGCCTTGTTTTTATTATAAAATGGGGCTGTGGGAATGGAAAAAGGAGAATTAAAGTTTAGAAAATAAATTAGGAATTAAGAAAAATTAATGCATTGATTTAATTTCAGGTTCCCCAAATAGCAATTTCTGTTTCATTAATAACCTCAGTACTTTACAGATGCTTTTTCAAACAGAATCTGATACCGTTTAGCTTAAAAGCACCTGCTAAGCCTGATGGTTGTTTAATTTAAGTGGTTGTACAAAATAATAAACTAATCAAGAGGTTTTCTGCCTGTAATGATGTTATAAAGAATAACAATAATGGCAATGACCAGTAGAACGTGAATCAAATAACCCGTGCTGATGCCCGGAACTATTCCTAACATTCCTAAAAGCCAAACAACGATGCAGATGACTGCAATTAACCATAATAAACTTCTCATGACGTTACATTTTAAAGTTATCTGGTTAAATATCAGCATATTTTGTGCCTTTATGCTTTGAAATTCATTTTTGTGGTATCTGTTTTTAGTTTTCAGTGAGAAATAAAATTGGGAATCTTCCTTGAAAACAGAATGATAATTATTGCATTTTGGAACTAAACTGCCTGATAATAGGAAATGGCTAACACTGTTATTATTATTTGCGAATCTATTTAATAAAAATGTTCAAAACTTTCTGATAATTGCAAATAAGGTATTAAATTTGATCATTTGTAACAGTACCAAACTTACTGCTACTAATTATTATACTTATTTTAAAAAAATTAATAAATAAAGACAGTTTATGTGGAAAAATTTCAAACTGAATAAATTTTTACTTCTTATTCCATTAACCAGTCTGATGTTTTGTTTCAACTCGCCAAAGAATGACGATGAAAAGATGCAGACGATAATGGTGAGCGTAAAAAACACACTTTCTTATCTGCATTATAGCCCCAAATCTATCAATGATGCCTATTCGAAGGACGTTTATAAGCATTATTTCGAATTGGTAGATCCAGCGAAAAGATATTTTCTGCAATCTGACATGGATGAATTCAACAAGCATGAAACAAAGCTTGATGACTATATCAGCCAGGGTGATCTTACATTCTATAAGCTTACGATTGACAGACTATACCAGAGAGTGGATGAGATTGATAAAATAACACAGGATATTTTCAGTAAGCCAATCAATCTTCAGGAAGATGAAACGCTTACCCTTGAGCCGAAACTCAAAAAGGTACCAGCCAATAAGCAGGAACAGTATAATGAGTGGAAAAAATTCATCAAGTACAACATCCTACAGGAAGTAGAGTCGATGAACAGTAAAGAAGAGGCTCAGAAAGAAAAGAAAGATTCTGTTCAGAAGTATAAGCTGAAAGATACGATCAAGTTTAAGCCTCTTACTCAGGACGAAAAAATCAAAAAAGCGACTGATGAAGTAAAAGATCTTGTAAAAGATACCTTTACCCGATTCAAAAAGAGAAAGAAAATGGATTGGTTTACCGTGTATATGAACGCTTACACAGAAGTATTCGATCCGCATACCAATTATTATTCACCAAAAGATAAAGAAGATTTTGATACTCAGTTTACAGGAAAAGTGATCGGTATTGGTGCTTTGATCCAGGAGAAAAAAGGAAATCTTTATCTGGGAGCTCTTACCATTGGTGCACCGGCGTGGAAATCTAAACAGCTTTCAGAAGGTGATAAAATCCTGAAAGTAAGATCTAAACCGAAAGAAGATGCTGTAAATGTGGTAGGAATGCTTTCTGATGAAGCAGTACGATTGATCAGAGGTGAGAAAGGAACTCCGGTAACACTGACGGTTCAGAAAAAGGACGGAACGATCAAGGATGTAACAATGATCCGTGAAGAAGTAGCTATTGAAGATACTTTCGCAAGAAGTATTGTAGTAAACACTCCAAATGGAAAGAAATATGGTTTCATCAACCTTCCAAGCTTTAATGCTGATTTTGAAAATGCAAAAGGAAGAAATGCTTCGGATGATATTAAGAATGAGATCATTAAGCTGAAAGAACAAAATATTCAGGGAATTATTCTTGACCTTAGAAATAATGGAGGGGGTTCTTTAACTGAAGTAGGTGATATTATGGGGCTTTTCATGGAAGCAGGTCCTTACGTTCAGGTGAAAGACGGAAACGGGAAAATTCAGACTCTTAAAAATAAAAATGAAACTCCTATCTGGACAGGTCCATTGGTGATTATGCAAAACGAGCTTTCTGCTTCAGCTTCAGAAATCCTTGCAGGCGTAATGCAGGATAATGGAAGAGCAATGATTATCGGATCTCCTCAGTCTTTCGGAAAAGGAACCGTGCAGACTTTTGTTGATCTGAACAGATTCCTGAACACGGAGGATGATTTCGGATCTTTAAAACTGACTATCCAGAAGTTCTACAGAATTACCGGAGAATCTACACAGAGAAAAGGAATTGTTTCTGATATCCAGATGAAAGACTTCTTTACCTATGCTGAAGTAGGAGAGCGATATGATGACTATGCTTTGGCATGGGATAAAATTCCACCTACAAAATTCCAGAAACTGAACTATTTCAACATTCAGGCGCTGGAAAAAGCAAGTGCAGACAGAATGGCTAAAAACAGCAATTATCAGTTGTTATTAGAGTCTGCTCAGTGGAGAGAAAAACTGGACAAGGAAGAAAATATTACTTTGAATATCACTAAGTTCAATGAACTGATGAAGAACAGAAAGTCTCAGATTGAAAAGTTCAAGGCTTTAACTAAATTTGAGAACGGACTTCAGTTCATCATGTATCCAAGTGAAGTTGAAAGAGAGAAAAAAGATGAAGCTTTCAAGAAAAAATCTGAAATGTGGATCAAGAATCTGAAAAAAGATCTTTACCTGCAGGAAGCAATGAATATTGTATCAGATATGGGAGCTAAATCCTAAACATAAAAAAACCGCTAATAAAAATTAGCGGTTTTTTTATTGAGTAACGGGATTATTTAATTTCTACACATCCCACTCTTCCTCCTGCATTTCCGGTTGGCTGAGTATGGAAATCATCTGCAGCAGCATGTACAATAAGACCTTTTCCGATGATGTTTTTAGACTCATCTGTACAGCCCAGACACCATTTGTCTGTCTTGAAGGTCAATGTTGCAGTTCCGCTCTCATCAGCAACCAGGTTTCCTATATCTCCCATATGGAAATGTTCAGCACCCCATTTACCATGATCATTCTTGGAAGGATTCCAGTGGCCTCCGGTAGAAGTTCCGTCTGCTGCAGAGCAGTCTCCTTTTTCATGAATGTGTACTGCATGGATTCCAGGAGTAAGATTGGTGATATCCAGCTTCATAGTTACCTCATTTCCATTTTGGGTAAACTTCGCTGTTCCTCCTGTTTGTGTTCCGCTTTTGGCGTTTACAGAATACATTTTTGTAGTTCCGCATGAAGCGGCTAAAAATGCACACCCTGCCA
Coding sequences within:
- the surE gene encoding 5'/3'-nucleotidase SurE, encoding MERPLILVTNDDGITAPGIRNLISFMNEIGEVVVVAPNSPQSGKGHAITINSTLSYEEVTLEGPQIDFSCSGTPVDCVKMALDKILKRRPDIVVSGINHGANSSINVIYSGTMSAAVEAGVEGIPAIGFSLLDFSWEADFTQAKEFIQNIVRRTLENPMPKGIVLNVNIPKLPAEEIKGVKVCKQAHAKWEESFDERINPHGKKYYWLTGYFNNMDDSEDADETALANGYISIVPVKFDLTAYEYMKTLEEVMTFENVKEEK
- a CDS encoding superoxide dismutase family protein, with amino-acid sequence MKVQTLALLAGCAFLAASCGTTKMYSVNAKSGTQTGGTAKFTQNGNEVTMKLDITNLTPGIHAVHIHEKGDCSAADGTSTGGHWNPSKNDHGKWGAEHFHMGDIGNLVADESGTATLTFKTDKWCLGCTDESKNIIGKGLIVHAAADDFHTQPTGNAGGRVGCVEIK
- a CDS encoding carboxy terminal-processing peptidase; the protein is MWKNFKLNKFLLLIPLTSLMFCFNSPKNDDEKMQTIMVSVKNTLSYLHYSPKSINDAYSKDVYKHYFELVDPAKRYFLQSDMDEFNKHETKLDDYISQGDLTFYKLTIDRLYQRVDEIDKITQDIFSKPINLQEDETLTLEPKLKKVPANKQEQYNEWKKFIKYNILQEVESMNSKEEAQKEKKDSVQKYKLKDTIKFKPLTQDEKIKKATDEVKDLVKDTFTRFKKRKKMDWFTVYMNAYTEVFDPHTNYYSPKDKEDFDTQFTGKVIGIGALIQEKKGNLYLGALTIGAPAWKSKQLSEGDKILKVRSKPKEDAVNVVGMLSDEAVRLIRGEKGTPVTLTVQKKDGTIKDVTMIREEVAIEDTFARSIVVNTPNGKKYGFINLPSFNADFENAKGRNASDDIKNEIIKLKEQNIQGIILDLRNNGGGSLTEVGDIMGLFMEAGPYVQVKDGNGKIQTLKNKNETPIWTGPLVIMQNELSASASEILAGVMQDNGRAMIIGSPQSFGKGTVQTFVDLNRFLNTEDDFGSLKLTIQKFYRITGESTQRKGIVSDIQMKDFFTYAEVGERYDDYALAWDKIPPTKFQKLNYFNIQALEKASADRMAKNSNYQLLLESAQWREKLDKEENITLNITKFNELMKNRKSQIEKFKALTKFENGLQFIMYPSEVEREKKDEAFKKKSEMWIKNLKKDLYLQEAMNIVSDMGAKS
- a CDS encoding lmo0937 family membrane protein produces the protein MRSLLWLIAVICIVVWLLGMLGIVPGISTGYLIHVLLVIAIIVILYNIITGRKPLD
- a CDS encoding radical SAM protein gives rise to the protein MPVRNYTYYDYTISLCPECLKRVGAKIIIEDEAVFMTKRCPDHGFFKTKIASDVPYYKNIRNYNKASEMPLHFGTDVEYGCPYDCGLCVDHEQHSCLSIVEVTDRCNLTCPTCYAMSSPHYGSHRSLEEIEAMFDVIVKNEGEPDVVQISGGEPTIHPEFFKIMDIAKSKPIKHLMLNTNGVRIANDPGFAEQLATYAPEFEIYLQFDSFKPEVLEDFRGKDLTAVRMKALEKLNELNLSTTLVIVLQKGKNIDEIGKIIEFALKQKCVRGITFQPVEIAGRNREDSAHEKITLTEVRQEIINQFPLLNSDDIIPVPCNPDSLAMGYVLKLQDETIPLTRYINPADLLNNESRNTIVYEQDKGLHMQLLDIFSTGISVDKVQPKVNQLLCCLPEVCAPDLDYDNLFRIIIMNFMDAHDFDVRAVKKSCVHIVNKDLKLIPFETMNLFYRDEKKAYLEELRKEDKVLF